The Triticum aestivum cultivar Chinese Spring chromosome 3A, IWGSC CS RefSeq v2.1, whole genome shotgun sequence genome includes a region encoding these proteins:
- the LOC123060002 gene encoding photosystem I reaction center subunit XI, chloroplastic, with protein sequence MATAYAPPMASQVMKSGLVSSKPRGLSGASLTRRPRFVVKAVKSDKGTYQVVQPINGDPFIGSLETPVTSSPLVAWYLSNLPAYRTAVSPLLRGIEVGLAHGYLLVGPFALTGPLRNTPIHGQAGTLGAIGLVSILSVCLTMYGVASFNEGAPSTAPALTLTGRKKEADKLQTAEGWSQFTGGFFFGGVSGAIWAYFLLYVLDLPYFFK encoded by the exons ATGGCAACTGCATATGCTCCTCCGATGGCGAGCCAGGTGATGAAGAGCGGCTTGGTGAGCTCCAAGCCGCGGGGGCTGTCCGGCGCCTCACTCACCAGGAGGCCCCGCTTCGTCGTCAAGGCCGTCAAGTCTGACAAG GGGACGTACCAGGTGGTCCAGCCCATCAACGGCGACCCGTTCATCGGCAGCCTGGAGACGCCCGTCACCTCCAGCCCCCTCGTCGCGTGGTACCTCTCCAACCTCCCCGCGTACCGCACCGCCGTCAGCCCGCTCCTCCGCGGCATCGAGGTCGGCCTCGCCCACGGCTATCTCCTCGTCGGCCCCTTCGCGCTCACCGGCCCGCTCCGCAACACGCCAATTCACGGCCAGGCGGGAACCCTCGGCGCCATCGGCCTCGTCTCCATCCTCAGCGTCTGCCTCACCATGTACGGCGTCGCCTCCTTCAacgagggcgcgccctccaccgcgCCCGCGCTCACGCTCACCGGCCGCAAGAAGGAGGCCGACAAGCTGCAGACTGCGGAAGGCTGGTCGCAGTTCACCGGAGGCTTCTTCTTCGGCGGTGTCTCGGGCGCCATCTGGGCCTACTTCCTCCTCTACGTGCTCGACCTCCCATACTTCTTCAAGTAG